One part of the Vicia villosa cultivar HV-30 ecotype Madison, WI unplaced genomic scaffold, Vvil1.0 ctg.000359F_1_1, whole genome shotgun sequence genome encodes these proteins:
- the LOC131627341 gene encoding auxin-binding protein ABP19a-like: MKMNAIILLLFIALFSSSYTFQLVSCYGDSDFCVANLLTPYTSSGYECKPPKDVTVDDFVFSGFVSGKPIDPFNIRLTVASVNNLPGLNGLDISAARVDVGVNGTIAMHFHPHASELFIMVQGQLKAGFVTPPNLVFVKDIKPGDVMVFPEGVVHFVVNSGDTVAVAFATYTTSNPSFHFLDHLLFANDLPTSIISQSTFLDFSQIIKLKALFGGSG, translated from the coding sequence atGAAGATGAATGCTATTATTCTCCTCTTGTTTATTGCTCTCTTCTCATCCTCATATACCTTCCAATTAGTCTCTTGCTATGGTGATTCTGATTTCTGTGTAGCAAACCTACTCACTCCATACACCTCTTCAGGGTATGAATGCAAACCACCAAAAGATGTAACCGTGGACGATTTTGTTTTCTCTGGCTTTGTTTCTGGAAAACCAATAGACCCATTCAATATTAGATTAACCGTTGCATCAGTCAACAATTTACCAGGTCTGAATGGACTTGATATCTCTGCGGCAAGAGTCGACGTGGGCGTAAATGGAACTATTGCAATGCACTTTCATCCGCATGCATCTGAATTATTTATCATGGTTCAAGGACAATTAAAAGCTGGATTTGTAACGCCACCGAATCTTGTTTTTGTCAAAGATATTAAGCCCGGCGATGTTATGGTATTTCCAGAAGGAGTAGTGCATTTTGTAGTTAACTCTGGTGATACTGTGGCTGTTGCTTTTGCTACTTATACTACCTCAAACCCTAGCTTTCACTTTCTTGATCATCTACTCTTTGCAAACGACTTACCAACTTCTATAATTTCACAGTctacttttcttgatttttcacaAATTATCAAGCTTAAGGCTCTGTTTGGTGGCAGTGGCTAG